A DNA window from Vidua macroura isolate BioBank_ID:100142 chromosome 28, ASM2450914v1, whole genome shotgun sequence contains the following coding sequences:
- the CAMK2B gene encoding calcium/calmodulin-dependent protein kinase type II subunit beta isoform X9, translating into MPVTVSMSSLPAFLPPITLPLSRGSRSHCIQQILEAVLHCHQMGVVHRDLKPENLLLASKCKGAAVKLADFGLAIEVQGDQQAWFGFAGTPGYLSPEVLRKEAYGKPVDIWACGVILYILLVGYPPFWDEDQHKLYQQIKAGAYDFPSPEWDTVTPEAKNLINQMLTINPAKRITAHEALKHPWVCQRSTVASMMHRQETVECLKKFNARRKLKGAILTTMLATRNFSVGRQTTAPPTMSAAAAGAPLGLVEQAAKSLLNKKADGVKPQTNSTKGSAGVTSPKGTLPPTALEPQTTVIHNPADGAKESSDSTNTTIEDEDTKARKQEIIKITEQLIEAVNNGDFEAYAKICDPGLTSFEPEALGNLVEGMDFHRFYFENLLSKNNKPIHTTILNPHVHVIGEDAACIAYIRLTQYIDAQGRPRTSQSEETRVWHRRDGKWQNVHFHGSGAPVAPLQ; encoded by the exons ATGCCAG TCACTGTGTCCATGAGCTCTTTGCCCGCGTTCCTCCCACCCATCACTTTGCccctgagcagagggagccgcAG CCACTGCATCCAGCAGATCCTGGAGGCTGTCCTGCACTGTCACCAGATGGGGGTGGTCCACAGGGACCTTAAG CCAGAGAACCTGCTCCTGGCCAGCAAGTGCAAAGGGGCAGCAGTGAAGCTGGCAGACTTTGGCCTCGCCATCGAGGTGCAGGGGGATCAGCAGGCCTGGTTCG ggtttgCGGGCACACCTGGCTACCTGTCCCCCGAGGTGCTGCGCAAAGAGGCCTATGGCAAACCGGTGGACATCTGGGCGTGTG GGGTCATCCTGTACATCCTGCTGGTGGGCTACCCGCCGTTCTGGGACGAGGACCAGCACAAACTCTACCAACAAATCAAGGCTGGGGCCTACGAT TTCCCTTCACCTGAATGGGACACGGTCACCCCCGAAGCGAAAAACCTCATCAATCAGATGCTGACCATCAACCCCGCCAAGCGCATCACAGCCCACGAGGCCCTCAAGCACCCGTGGGTCTGC CAACGTTCGACCGTGGCCTCCATGATGCACAGGCAGGAGACAGTGGAGTGCTTGAAAAAGTTCAATGCCCGGAGGAAGCTCAAG GGTGCCATCCTCACCACCATGCTGGCCACCAGGAACTTCTCAG TGGGCAGACAGACCACCGCTCCTCCCACCATGTCGGCGGCCGCTGCCGGGGCCCCGCTGGGGCTGGTGGAACAAG CAGCTAAGAGCTTACTGAACAAGAAGGCGGACGGCGTGAAG ccccagacCAACAGCACCAAAGGCAGTGCCGGCGTCACCAGCCCCAAGGGGACCCTCCCGCCCACCGCTCTG GAGCCTCAAACTACCGTAATTCATAACCCCGCGGACGGCGCCAAG GAGTCCTCCGACAGCACCAACACCACCATTGAGGACGAGGACACCAAAG CCCGCAAACAGGAGATCATCAAGATCACGGAGCAGCTCATCGAGGCCGTCAACAACGGGGACTTCGAGGCCTACGC gaagATCTGCGACCCGGGGCTCACCTCCTTTGAGCCCGAGGCACTGGGCAACCTGGTGGAGGGGATGGACTTCCACCGCTTCTATTTCGAGAACT TGCTCTCCAAGAACAACAAGCCGATCCACACGACCATCCTGAACCCGCACGTGCACGTCATCGGGGAGGACGCGGCTTGCATCGCCTACATCCGCCTCACGCAGTACATCGACGCGCAGGGCCGGCCCCGCACCAGCCAGTCCGAGGAGACCCGCGTGTGGCACCGCCGCGACGGCAAGTGGCAGAACGTCCACTTCCACGGCTCGGGGGCCCCCGTGGCCCCCCTGCAGTGA
- the CAMK2B gene encoding calcium/calmodulin-dependent protein kinase type II subunit beta isoform X10: MPVTVSMSSLPAFLPPITLPLSRGSRSHCIQQILEAVLHCHQMGVVHRDLKPENLLLASKCKGAAVKLADFGLAIEVQGDQQAWFGFAGTPGYLSPEVLRKEAYGKPVDIWACGVILYILLVGYPPFWDEDQHKLYQQIKAGAYDFPSPEWDTVTPEAKNLINQMLTINPAKRITAHEALKHPWVCQRSTVASMMHRQETVECLKKFNARRKLKGAILTTMLATRNFSVGRQTTAPPTMSAAAAGAPLGLVEQAKSLLNKKADGVKPQTNSTKGSAGVTSPKGTLPPTALEPQTTVIHNPADGAKESSDSTNTTIEDEDTKARKQEIIKITEQLIEAVNNGDFEAYAKICDPGLTSFEPEALGNLVEGMDFHRFYFENLLSKNNKPIHTTILNPHVHVIGEDAACIAYIRLTQYIDAQGRPRTSQSEETRVWHRRDGKWQNVHFHGSGAPVAPLQ, encoded by the exons ATGCCAG TCACTGTGTCCATGAGCTCTTTGCCCGCGTTCCTCCCACCCATCACTTTGCccctgagcagagggagccgcAG CCACTGCATCCAGCAGATCCTGGAGGCTGTCCTGCACTGTCACCAGATGGGGGTGGTCCACAGGGACCTTAAG CCAGAGAACCTGCTCCTGGCCAGCAAGTGCAAAGGGGCAGCAGTGAAGCTGGCAGACTTTGGCCTCGCCATCGAGGTGCAGGGGGATCAGCAGGCCTGGTTCG ggtttgCGGGCACACCTGGCTACCTGTCCCCCGAGGTGCTGCGCAAAGAGGCCTATGGCAAACCGGTGGACATCTGGGCGTGTG GGGTCATCCTGTACATCCTGCTGGTGGGCTACCCGCCGTTCTGGGACGAGGACCAGCACAAACTCTACCAACAAATCAAGGCTGGGGCCTACGAT TTCCCTTCACCTGAATGGGACACGGTCACCCCCGAAGCGAAAAACCTCATCAATCAGATGCTGACCATCAACCCCGCCAAGCGCATCACAGCCCACGAGGCCCTCAAGCACCCGTGGGTCTGC CAACGTTCGACCGTGGCCTCCATGATGCACAGGCAGGAGACAGTGGAGTGCTTGAAAAAGTTCAATGCCCGGAGGAAGCTCAAG GGTGCCATCCTCACCACCATGCTGGCCACCAGGAACTTCTCAG TGGGCAGACAGACCACCGCTCCTCCCACCATGTCGGCGGCCGCTGCCGGGGCCCCGCTGGGGCTGGTGGAACAAG CTAAGAGCTTACTGAACAAGAAGGCGGACGGCGTGAAG ccccagacCAACAGCACCAAAGGCAGTGCCGGCGTCACCAGCCCCAAGGGGACCCTCCCGCCCACCGCTCTG GAGCCTCAAACTACCGTAATTCATAACCCCGCGGACGGCGCCAAG GAGTCCTCCGACAGCACCAACACCACCATTGAGGACGAGGACACCAAAG CCCGCAAACAGGAGATCATCAAGATCACGGAGCAGCTCATCGAGGCCGTCAACAACGGGGACTTCGAGGCCTACGC gaagATCTGCGACCCGGGGCTCACCTCCTTTGAGCCCGAGGCACTGGGCAACCTGGTGGAGGGGATGGACTTCCACCGCTTCTATTTCGAGAACT TGCTCTCCAAGAACAACAAGCCGATCCACACGACCATCCTGAACCCGCACGTGCACGTCATCGGGGAGGACGCGGCTTGCATCGCCTACATCCGCCTCACGCAGTACATCGACGCGCAGGGCCGGCCCCGCACCAGCCAGTCCGAGGAGACCCGCGTGTGGCACCGCCGCGACGGCAAGTGGCAGAACGTCCACTTCCACGGCTCGGGGGCCCCCGTGGCCCCCCTGCAGTGA
- the CAMK2B gene encoding calcium/calmodulin-dependent protein kinase type II subunit beta isoform X8 codes for MPVTVSMSSLPAFLPPITLPLSRGSRSHCIQQILEAVLHCHQMGVVHRDLKPENLLLASKCKGAAVKLADFGLAIEVQGDQQAWFGFAGTPGYLSPEVLRKEAYGKPVDIWACGVILYILLVGYPPFWDEDQHKLYQQIKAGAYDFPSPEWDTVTPEAKNLINQMLTINPAKRITAHEALKHPWVCQRSTVASMMHRQETVECLKKFNARRKLKGAILTTMLATRNFSVGRQTTAPPTMSAAAAGAPLGLVEQACDANRGRGPSVWRNDEDARAAKSLLNKKADGVKPQTNSTKGSAGVTSPKGTLPPTALEPQTTVIHNPADGAKESSDSTNTTIEDEDTKARKQEIIKITEQLIEAVNNGDFEAYAKICDPGLTSFEPEALGNLVEGMDFHRFYFENLLSKNNKPIHTTILNPHVHVIGEDAACIAYIRLTQYIDAQGRPRTSQSEETRVWHRRDGKWQNVHFHGSGAPVAPLQ; via the exons ATGCCAG TCACTGTGTCCATGAGCTCTTTGCCCGCGTTCCTCCCACCCATCACTTTGCccctgagcagagggagccgcAG CCACTGCATCCAGCAGATCCTGGAGGCTGTCCTGCACTGTCACCAGATGGGGGTGGTCCACAGGGACCTTAAG CCAGAGAACCTGCTCCTGGCCAGCAAGTGCAAAGGGGCAGCAGTGAAGCTGGCAGACTTTGGCCTCGCCATCGAGGTGCAGGGGGATCAGCAGGCCTGGTTCG ggtttgCGGGCACACCTGGCTACCTGTCCCCCGAGGTGCTGCGCAAAGAGGCCTATGGCAAACCGGTGGACATCTGGGCGTGTG GGGTCATCCTGTACATCCTGCTGGTGGGCTACCCGCCGTTCTGGGACGAGGACCAGCACAAACTCTACCAACAAATCAAGGCTGGGGCCTACGAT TTCCCTTCACCTGAATGGGACACGGTCACCCCCGAAGCGAAAAACCTCATCAATCAGATGCTGACCATCAACCCCGCCAAGCGCATCACAGCCCACGAGGCCCTCAAGCACCCGTGGGTCTGC CAACGTTCGACCGTGGCCTCCATGATGCACAGGCAGGAGACAGTGGAGTGCTTGAAAAAGTTCAATGCCCGGAGGAAGCTCAAG GGTGCCATCCTCACCACCATGCTGGCCACCAGGAACTTCTCAG TGGGCAGACAGACCACCGCTCCTCCCACCATGTCGGCGGCCGCTGCCGGGGCCCCGCTGGGGCTGGTGGAACAAG CTTGTGATGCCAACCGGGGGAGGGGTCCCTCAGTGTGGAGGAATGACGAGGATGCTCGAG CAGCTAAGAGCTTACTGAACAAGAAGGCGGACGGCGTGAAG ccccagacCAACAGCACCAAAGGCAGTGCCGGCGTCACCAGCCCCAAGGGGACCCTCCCGCCCACCGCTCTG GAGCCTCAAACTACCGTAATTCATAACCCCGCGGACGGCGCCAAG GAGTCCTCCGACAGCACCAACACCACCATTGAGGACGAGGACACCAAAG CCCGCAAACAGGAGATCATCAAGATCACGGAGCAGCTCATCGAGGCCGTCAACAACGGGGACTTCGAGGCCTACGC gaagATCTGCGACCCGGGGCTCACCTCCTTTGAGCCCGAGGCACTGGGCAACCTGGTGGAGGGGATGGACTTCCACCGCTTCTATTTCGAGAACT TGCTCTCCAAGAACAACAAGCCGATCCACACGACCATCCTGAACCCGCACGTGCACGTCATCGGGGAGGACGCGGCTTGCATCGCCTACATCCGCCTCACGCAGTACATCGACGCGCAGGGCCGGCCCCGCACCAGCCAGTCCGAGGAGACCCGCGTGTGGCACCGCCGCGACGGCAAGTGGCAGAACGTCCACTTCCACGGCTCGGGGGCCCCCGTGGCCCCCCTGCAGTGA
- the CAMK2B gene encoding calcium/calmodulin-dependent protein kinase type II subunit beta isoform X6, with product MATTVPCTRFTDEYQLYEEIGKGAFSVVRRCVKLCTGHEYAAKIINTKKLSARDHQKLEREARICRLLKHSNIVRLHDSISEEGFHYLVFDLVTGGELFEDIVAREYYSEADASHCIQQILEAVLHCHQMGVVHRDLKPENLLLASKCKGAAVKLADFGLAIEVQGDQQAWFGFAGTPGYLSPEVLRKEAYGKPVDIWACGVILYILLVGYPPFWDEDQHKLYQQIKAGAYDFPSPEWDTVTPEAKNLINQMLTINPAKRITAHEALKHPWVCQRSTVASMMHRQETVECLKKFNARRKLKGAILTTMLATRNFSAAKSLLNKKADGVKPQTNSTKGSAGVTSPKGTLPPTALEPQTTVIHNPADGAKESSDSTNTTIEDEDTKARKQEIIKITEQLIEAVNNGDFEAYAKICDPGLTSFEPEALGNLVEGMDFHRFYFENLLSKNNKPIHTTILNPHVHVIGEDAACIAYIRLTQYIDAQGRPRTSQSEETRVWHRRDGKWQNVHFHGSGAPVAPLQ from the exons ATGGCCACCACCGTGCCCTGCACCCGTTTCACCGACGAGTACCAGCTCTACGAGGAGATCGGCAA GGGAGCTTTCTCGGTCGTCCGGCGCTGCGTCAAGCTCTGCACTGGCCATGAGTACGCTGCTAAGATCATCAACACCAAAAAGCTCTCAGCCAGAG ACCACCAGAAGCTGGAGCGCGAGGCGCGGATCTGCCGGCTGCTCAAGCACTCCAACATCG TGCGGCTCCACGACAGCATCTCCGAGGAGGGGTTTCATTACCTCGTCTTTGACCT GGTGACGGGTGGCGAGCTCTTTGAGGACATCGTGGCGCGGGAGTACTACAGCGAGGCTGATGCCAG CCACTGCATCCAGCAGATCCTGGAGGCTGTCCTGCACTGTCACCAGATGGGGGTGGTCCACAGGGACCTTAAG CCAGAGAACCTGCTCCTGGCCAGCAAGTGCAAAGGGGCAGCAGTGAAGCTGGCAGACTTTGGCCTCGCCATCGAGGTGCAGGGGGATCAGCAGGCCTGGTTCG ggtttgCGGGCACACCTGGCTACCTGTCCCCCGAGGTGCTGCGCAAAGAGGCCTATGGCAAACCGGTGGACATCTGGGCGTGTG GGGTCATCCTGTACATCCTGCTGGTGGGCTACCCGCCGTTCTGGGACGAGGACCAGCACAAACTCTACCAACAAATCAAGGCTGGGGCCTACGAT TTCCCTTCACCTGAATGGGACACGGTCACCCCCGAAGCGAAAAACCTCATCAATCAGATGCTGACCATCAACCCCGCCAAGCGCATCACAGCCCACGAGGCCCTCAAGCACCCGTGGGTCTGC CAACGTTCGACCGTGGCCTCCATGATGCACAGGCAGGAGACAGTGGAGTGCTTGAAAAAGTTCAATGCCCGGAGGAAGCTCAAG GGTGCCATCCTCACCACCATGCTGGCCACCAGGAACTTCTCAG CAGCTAAGAGCTTACTGAACAAGAAGGCGGACGGCGTGAAG ccccagacCAACAGCACCAAAGGCAGTGCCGGCGTCACCAGCCCCAAGGGGACCCTCCCGCCCACCGCTCTG GAGCCTCAAACTACCGTAATTCATAACCCCGCGGACGGCGCCAAG GAGTCCTCCGACAGCACCAACACCACCATTGAGGACGAGGACACCAAAG CCCGCAAACAGGAGATCATCAAGATCACGGAGCAGCTCATCGAGGCCGTCAACAACGGGGACTTCGAGGCCTACGC gaagATCTGCGACCCGGGGCTCACCTCCTTTGAGCCCGAGGCACTGGGCAACCTGGTGGAGGGGATGGACTTCCACCGCTTCTATTTCGAGAACT TGCTCTCCAAGAACAACAAGCCGATCCACACGACCATCCTGAACCCGCACGTGCACGTCATCGGGGAGGACGCGGCTTGCATCGCCTACATCCGCCTCACGCAGTACATCGACGCGCAGGGCCGGCCCCGCACCAGCCAGTCCGAGGAGACCCGCGTGTGGCACCGCCGCGACGGCAAGTGGCAGAACGTCCACTTCCACGGCTCGGGGGCCCCCGTGGCCCCCCTGCAGTGA